The genomic region AAATACCTACTATATAACGACACCTATCTATTATGCATCGGGAGATTTACATATTGGACATACATACACAACAATAATAAGTGACTCAATTGCTAGATTTAAAAGACTGCAGGGATACGATACAAAATTTTTAACAGGAACTGATGAACATGGATTAAAAATTCAACAAAATGCAGATAAATATTCAAAACATCCAAAAATATATGTTGATGAGATAGTTGAAAAAATTAAATCTCTTTGGAGACTATTTAATATAGATTATGACATATTTGTAAGAACTACTGATGATTATCATATAAAAACTGTACAAAATATATTTGAAACACTATATAAAAATGGAGATATATATAAAGGCACATATGAAGGACCTTATTGTATTCCTTGTGAATCATTTTTTACAGAAACCCAATTGATTGACAAAAAATGTCCAGACTGTAAACGTGATATAACCATTCAAAAAGAAGAAGCTTATTTCTTTAAGATAAGTAAATATGCAAATAGATTATTAAAACACATAGAGGAAAACCCATCATTTATTCAACCTGAATCAAGGAAGAATGAAATGATAAACAATTTTATAAAACCTGGACTTCAAGATCTATGTGTTTCAAGAACTAGTTTAAAATGGGGAATACCTGTAAAATTTGATCAAAAACACGTTGTCTATGTATGGATAGATGCTTTATCAAATTACATATCTGCTCTTGGTTACAAAAATAATGAAAAAAATCTGATGAATTCTTTCTGGCCTGCTGATCTTCATGTTGTAGGAAAAGAAATTGTAAGATTCCATGTGATTTATTGGCCTATTATGCTATTTGCACTAAATCTTCCACTTCCAAAGCAAGTATTTGGACATGGTTGGCTTCTTATAGACGGAAATAAAATGTCTAAATCCCAAGGTAGTGTAATTGATCCAATTATTTTATCACAACACTTTCCAATTGACTCTATAAGATATTTTCTTTTACGCGAAGTTAATTTTGGAAATGATGGAGTATTTAACAATGAGTTATTTATGTTAAAAATAAATTCTGATTTATCTAATCTATTGGGTAACCTCATATCAAGGACTATATCTATGATAATAAAATATTTCGATGGATTTATTCCTAATCAACTTGAAATATTAAATGAAGATATAGAACTTATAAATTCGGTTAAAAATTTAAAAGATAAGGTTACATCATGTATGGATCAATTAAAAATATCAAATGCCTTATCAGAAATATTTAACTGTATAAGCCTATCAAATAAATACATAGATGAAACTAAACCTTGGATTCTTGGAAAAGAGGAACAATCAAAGGATAGACTCAAAACTGTTTTATATAATCTATGTGAATCAATACGTGTATTCTCAATTCTGCTAGGTCCATTTATGCCAAATACATCAAAACAAATTAAATCTAAATTAAATTATGATGTAGACTCATTTGATTCTATTTCAAATTTTAATGGAACAAAAGCTGGAACCAAAGTTGAAAAAGGTGAAAATTTATTCCCAAGAATAGATATTGAAGACAAATTAAAACAGCTTCTAAATAATTAAATTTAAAAATGCAAATAGAAATTACTCTATTTGCCTTTTATTATACTTTGGATAATAATATACAAATGTATATATATTTTACATTACTTAATTAAGAATTTTTAAATAAATTTTAAACAATACTATAACTGTTAATATGTTATAAATATTATGTTTTTAATATCTAATAATTTTAATAAATACCTCTAAAGCCTTGAAATATATA from Candidatus Arthromitus sp. SFB-mouse-Japan harbors:
- the metG gene encoding methionine--tRNA ligase; amino-acid sequence: MKNTYYITTPIYYASGDLHIGHTYTTIISDSIARFKRLQGYDTKFLTGTDEHGLKIQQNADKYSKHPKIYVDEIVEKIKSLWRLFNIDYDIFVRTTDDYHIKTVQNIFETLYKNGDIYKGTYEGPYCIPCESFFTETQLIDKKCPDCKRDITIQKEEAYFFKISKYANRLLKHIEENPSFIQPESRKNEMINNFIKPGLQDLCVSRTSLKWGIPVKFDQKHVVYVWIDALSNYISALGYKNNEKNLMNSFWPADLHVVGKEIVRFHVIYWPIMLFALNLPLPKQVFGHGWLLIDGNKMSKSQGSVIDPIILSQHFPIDSIRYFLLREVNFGNDGVFNNELFMLKINSDLSNLLGNLISRTISMIIKYFDGFIPNQLEILNEDIELINSVKNLKDKVTSCMDQLKISNALSEIFNCISLSNKYIDETKPWILGKEEQSKDRLKTVLYNLCESIRVFSILLGPFMPNTSKQIKSKLNYDVDSFDSISNFNGTKAGTKVEKGENLFPRIDIEDKLKQLLNN